In Pseudobdellovibrio exovorus JSS, the genomic stretch AACAATCTGAACGTCTGATTCAACTATCTGAAAAGTATGGTGCAAAGCTCATGGTGGCCTATCGCTTACATTTCGATCCAGCCAATTTGAAAGTAGTCGAATATATCAAAGATCGAAAGCTAGGGGAATTGAAGTATTTTACCTCTAGTTTTTCCTTTAAAATTGAAAATTCTGAAAACATCCGTCTGCAAAAAAATACAGGTGGTGGTCCTATATGGGATATTGGGATCTACTGTATCAATGCCGCGAGGATGATGTTTCGTGAAGAGCCCACAGAGGTTTTCGCTTTTGCAGGAGGACAAGGTATGACGAAACTATTTGCCGAAGTTCCTGAAGCGATGACAGTCAGCATGCGTTTTTCAAAAGATCGCTTTGCCACATTTACATGTAGTTTTAACACAGAAGCGATTAGTATGTTCGATCTGGTTGGGACGAAAGGACGTGTGCGTTTAGAAGGTGCCTACGAATACGCAGGGAAGCGTGAACTGTCTTTAATTGTAGACGAAAAGGAAACGAAAAAAACGTTTCCGAAGATGGATCAGTTTGCTCCCGAACTGTTATACTTTTCAGAATGTATTCTAAAAAACAAAAAACCAGAACCATCAGGCCTTGAAGGCTTGGCTGATGTCAGAATTATCGAGGCCATTTTGCGCTCGGCTGAACAGAAAAAAGCAGTTTCACTCAGAGAAAAGCCGATGCTAGAAAAAAAGAAAAAGATAGATCCCAAACAAGCAAAAAGAAAGCCGAGTATAACTTCACCGAAGACACACGGAGTTCAGGCCCCTCACTAAACCAGCTCTTCAGCGAAAATCTTTTCTGTGATTTTCCAATATTTGTCCTGCTTTCGTGCAATCACGAAGGCAGGCAATCTGAAAAGTTTCTGATATTTTAAAACATCCGCTATACTAGTGAACTCTGATGCAAGTTCTGGCAAACGTAAATGAGAACGTAAAAAGTTAATATTAAATTTTTTGATAGCAGTGGGATTATTAAAGAAAAAGGCCTCACTCACATAGCGAGCATCAAAGTCGTAGTAGCGTACTTCCAAATAACTATTGGAGTTTTTATCTACGCGCTCTTCAAAGGTGACACGATCCGGAGTCAACACATGGGCATTCTTGGATAATCGGGCTTGTTTCAATTTCGCATCGGCATTGACTAAAACGGCCTTACACTTTTCACACTCACGCGCCGTGATGTCATTTTCACAACCACAGGCATGACAA encodes the following:
- a CDS encoding Gfo/Idh/MocA family protein — encoded protein: MKRNNKKVIRYAVVGIGHIAQVAMIPAFRHAQENSSLVAFVTGDIKKSQKVANEHHPVTICGYDEYEALLASGAIDAVYIALPNHMHYEYTAMALKAGIHVLCEKPFTLEAKQSERLIQLSEKYGAKLMVAYRLHFDPANLKVVEYIKDRKLGELKYFTSSFSFKIENSENIRLQKNTGGGPIWDIGIYCINAARMMFREEPTEVFAFAGGQGMTKLFAEVPEAMTVSMRFSKDRFATFTCSFNTEAISMFDLVGTKGRVRLEGAYEYAGKRELSLIVDEKETKKTFPKMDQFAPELLYFSECILKNKKPEPSGLEGLADVRIIEAILRSAEQKKAVSLREKPMLEKKKKIDPKQAKRKPSITSPKTHGVQAPH